AAGAAATACATGCAATGATGTAATATACATATCTGAATCGCTCTTAATTTAGCGTTTATTTCATTCGTATTCACTTCAATTCTATAATTCTCCATAAGATCCCCAAAACATATCAAACATTGATTCAACTCTTTTAATATTTCATAAGATGTCCCAATTGGTTGaacgttgaatatttcacaacaGAAACATCTTTTTAGCAAATACAACAAATGCTCGATAAGAATCATCCCCTTGTACAAATTGGTATACTTTTTTTTAgctgtatctcttaaactctCAGGTTTTATTATTAAATAGTCCAAAATACACTTCAAAGTTGTCAGACAGTATTTCGTAGTTGAAATTTCACACTCTTTCAAGGATTTATAATCCTCCTTGAATTCAATTTCTCCGATAGAAGATTGAGTTTGGGAATTTGATGGTGAGCATATGACAGATGATGGTTTATATTCTTTCAAACAACGTAAGCAAGGATCATTACAATGTCCTATCCTTTGTACGAGAGCTTTCGTTAAATGAGTGAGGCAATTCAAAACTGAAGCACTTACTCTAGTTGACAATGTACAAAGTAAAATATCTTGTAATAAGAGAACTATTGTAGGTCTTTGCAGGAACACTTCAGCAGGGAAGTCATGCAAAAGAACGTCGGTGAAAAACTCACAGGAGTGTAACAGTTCCGATGGTTGTGGTGGATTTCGTAAGGAGTTTTCTAATGTATTGAGTACCTGTCTATCTGCTTCTATCAAAGGCTGCCACCGAAATACATAATTAGGTAGAAGATCATCTACATTTGGGTGTATAGGGGGAGATGACTTCGAATTTCTTTCTACAGTGAATGTTTCTTTTGGATTCCCACCCTCCATTTCCACAGAAGGACCCTTACTAATATAACCTCCAAAACTAGTAGCTGTCCTATCGTTAGCAGACTTTGTTCTAGAACTTTGGCCTGATCTATAACTTAAAGGAACATCACTAACAAGTGGTGGTACTACTTCTTGCTCCTTAAACGCATCAACAATGTCAAACAAGTCCTGTACTAATGATTGATAATGGGGCTCCACACAGTCTTTTACTTGTTTCAATTCTTTTTTGATAGTATTTGGACCATAGTGGTTGATCAGAATAGAACCACTATCTGTAAGTAGTATTCTCTTAATGAGTGCCAGAACCATCTCCTCATGTGGACAAGGATCAAAAAGGAACCACTCGAAGAGCTTCGTAAGCATGTTCTTGCTTTGAGCCAAGTTATTCTCAAATCTGTATCCGTTGTCAATTTTGGACAAAAGAGAAATTAATGCTCTTTCTCGAATTTCTGATATATTATGTCCTAGTTTATCAATAAGGCTAGGAGGAATGATTAGTTCAGTCATTGCAGTAGTTTTTTTTCAGAAGTTTCAGTTACTATATTCTTATGTCAATAACATGAAAAGGATTGCTTTCAGCAACCGAACAAtaaattatagattttcataacACTTTTAGGAAATTTTAGGAAATTTGATTAATATAATTGAGGTTAATAAACAAACAATCCTAACTGTCACTTCAtttgtttgaaatttgaattttcacttTGTTCTTTTTCTTCCTGAAAACACTTTTGGGCTTCCCAAAATCCAACCTTAGAGAAGGAAATGATAAGAATCAATcgaaatttgtttttattttcagggTATAATGTTTATAGGTTGTAATTGTCGTATTTGATGATTATATGCTCTACTTGGTAGTAGCGAATGCAGTGTTATATAGGTGATCACTGCTGTGAGTCCCCAAATGCGGTATTTTCCAGCGAGAAAGACTGGCATATCGAAAGTCATATCACCTTGCCTGAACTGTGTATGTCCATGCAATTTCGGATTACACAGATCTTCCAAATTCACGAAGAATGCTTCATCAACTTCATCTCTGCTAAGTTTcaaatctttgattttgaagtttttcttGATGTATCCAAGAACTGGGGTAACTGTTGTTTTACCTCTGGCTACAAGTTGTCGCCCAGAACTCCAAATATCCACACATTGAGGATCCATTCCAAGCTCTTCCTGGGTTTCCCTCAATGCTGTATGGGTAACATCTTTGTCCGAGTCATCCAGCATTCCTCCAGGAAAACTCACCTCTCCtctatggtttttcaatttcGATGTCCTTAATGTGTACAACAACGCCATCTTTCCATCCATGATACAAAGTGGCACCAACACAGCAGCTTTTTTTGGTGGAAAATGGGAAAGTCTTATGGGTTGCATAGTACTGAACTTAGAGGATGTTTTCTCCTTGTTGTCTTGAGAAAGCACATTTTCAGGCGAATAAAATTTACTCACAGCTCTTTTACAAATTAAATTTATTCCCACGCGAGATGTTAACATGATGAGCTCTAAAATTTTTAATGTTATCACTGAATAAGGCTAATGTAAAATACACGTTGACAATTATCACCATTTGACAGGATTAGCGATTAGACGAACTTTGATCCCCGAAGTTCATGGGCAGAGAACATTGCAAATTAATTATTGATAATACCTATCTAATgcttattcattcatttcactTGTTTTGACCTTAAATAATTCGTTTTCACAGGGTTTAATGTTGAAGTTGAACTAACCTATCAACTTGAAGTTTGTTTATTCTCTTTATTCTGTGCTTCGAACCAAAAATTCTCTGACCAAAAGGACAGGGCCGAATTATATGAAGATTTGCCACGGTTGAGGGAATGATGAAGCTTTCACAAAATCAGTCAATTCAATCTAGTAGTACTCAGTAGTTTGAGTAGATAACTTGGGATAAAGTTGACTGTGATCGCAAATACGCATTTCACTGTTtctcatattattttttctgaaacatATTGTATTCAAAGTGCGAATAAAGGTTTTGGCTTTGATAAAGTTTCTGATGTATTTTCTGATTCGAGGCGTTTACTATACAACTTTTCATCAAAAATTCGTTTATATGCGTCCTCCCGATCAAATGGATACAAAGAAtcgtgaaatatttttattatactGGTATTTGGTGAAATTTAAGCTAATTTACATTTAAGATTTGTATCTTCAGATTTCACGATTATAATTACAATGAATTTTAAGTCAAATTCAACTAATATGGTTagttcataatgagaaaatgtGACAAAACTAGCTGAATTTGGCGAGACTCCTTTAGATAAGATACATAATTCATACCAAAATATAAGCCCTTTAATACGAGATGATTCGAATGAGTTTAAGGATAGGTTAATCAACATCAAATTgaaaagcgggtccagtgaattttgACCCATATTTGGTTTCAGAGGAAGGAGCAGGGAAATAGATAAGAACATAAACAGTTTGTTTTTTCATACCTTTATTCATatgcaaaaatatataacatatgACTCAAATTATCTAACCATTGTTATTCAAATCCAGTAAGGTAAAAAAATCTGTTCTGCCGATttgacaacaacaacaaaaatccGAAATCTATTTTGAATCTATGaaagttatttgaaaaaataagtttaGAACTTAACCTTTTTTTTactaattcgaaaaaaaaaagaaacactGAATCAAATAGTGAAAATATAagttaaattatatacagatgTGAACTAGTAAAAAGGGCATTCGTTCTTGTGGAATATATATTGAATCAAATATATTAATAATTCTATAATCAAATTTATTGAAAGTTTAAAACTTAACGAATATCCATCAATTTGGCTTCACGaatttaaaaaagaaaacatCAACAATAATAATCAATGACAACATTGGATGAAGAATAAGTAGATAAAACTTATATGACCACATGTTCATGGTTTGCGATGACAGATTAGATATATAAAAGCTTCAGAAGCTTAAAACTACAAGTATCAAACATTCGCTCCTCATTCAGGCAACAAAAGAGACCTGGTATAAAATTTTTACATCAATTCAATGCCTAAATCTACGATTACGATTTAGAAAAGCTAAAAATTCGGTCGGCAACAACTCCAAAGAGGATTTTCAATCAGTATGGGTAACCGTAACTTTCAAACACCGCGCAACGTGTTTTTCTCTGTGTAAATAACAATaagcaaatgaaaaaataaagttcTAAAGACGACATTTTGGGAGGCATCGTTGAAATGTTGGAAAACTGAACGACCTCATCGAACCTAGACATTTTACGCGTCGTTAAGTATCGGTATCGAAGTACTATAAATTGGGGTCTCTAGCTCTATTCTAGCCTTGGTCCTGAGGCCCAGTTGGTTTTTGATGTGACTAATTATATCCTGGTCGGCGGGACAGCTCTGTCTGAAAGCCTCCAGCTCGTACATGTTCGACATGTACCGCCAAAGGGCTGAGAATTTGGTGGGTATTTCGAAGTTGCGGAACGCCTTGGCGCCGATACGGATGTGCTGCAACCTGGGCATGAGTTCGCAGTCGAAGCAAGACATGGTGTCTCCTGTTAGGAACCTCGTGGCCCTTTTCGCCAGGAAGTCGTTGATTTTCATCAGTTGGGATAAGAGGGGTTGACTGGCTTCTGTCGTATCGGTCGACTCGTATTTCGTTATGTAGATCTTGAATTTGGTGTAGAGGTTCTCGATGAGGGTGGCCACTTCCTTATCCTGAAAAGAAGAACGTTTGGTGAGTGGTGGTGCTAAGTTAAGATTAGAAATCACAGCACTAAAAGGCATTCGATTTCATAACAATTCATACAGCGATCATTAATGACAGTTAAAGTGCTGTGGATTCCACGCAAGCTTTTAATGGGGTTTCTGCAGATTCGTGACCCAATGCTGCCTCATGTGTCAATTTGCTTGTGGGGGCCGGTCCCCACTACTCGTGCTCGTACTATATGGGTGGTTTGCGAGTGACATGACGAGCTTTCTTGCCAAGACAAGCGCGCGAGCCGTACGAACCAGTGGCTTGAGTGGTTGCGCTTGTTGTCGGTACATCAAAGGAAGGATCGTTATGCTTGTCGAGCCCCACGAGTCATGTGGACGATATAAAAGCCTGCTAATAAAGCCGATCCTCGTGAGTCAAAGCTTGACAAGCAACTGAAGGTGTACA
This genomic stretch from Coccinella septempunctata chromosome 7, icCocSept1.1, whole genome shotgun sequence harbors:
- the LOC123316412 gene encoding nucleoside diphosphate-linked moiety X motif 8; translated protein: MLTSRVGINLICKRAVSKFYSPENVLSQDNKEKTSSKFSTMQPIRLSHFPPKKAAVLVPLCIMDGKMALLYTLRTSKLKNHRGEVSFPGGMLDDSDKDVTHTALRETQEELGMDPQCVDIWSSGRQLVARGKTTVTPVLGYIKKNFKIKDLKLSRDEVDEAFFVNLEDLCNPKLHGHTQFRQGDMTFDMPVFLAGKYRIWGLTAVITYITLHSLLPSRAYNHQIRQLQPINIIP
- the LOC123317097 gene encoding chloride intracellular channel exc-4; its protein translation is MSDEIVENGHDENGDVPEIELIIRASTIDGRRKGACLFCHEYFMELYLLAELKTISLKVTTVDMQKPPPDFRTNFEATPPPILIDRGLAILENEKIERHIMKNVPGGHNLFVQDKEVATLIENLYTKFKIYITKYESTDTTEASQPLLSQLMKINDFLAKRATRFLTGDTMSCFDCELMPRLQHIRIGAKAFRNFEIPTKFSALWRYMSNMYELEAFRQSCPADQDIISHIKNQLGLRTKARIELETPIYSTSIPILNDA